In a genomic window of Shouchella clausii:
- a CDS encoding acyl-CoA carboxylase subunit beta translates to MERNKRLAAERARLASGGGTKKQQAQKQAGKQTARERIGMLLDRESFTEHLAFASGSGGEAGDGVIVGYGTISGRLVCVYAQDFTVSGGSLGAMHAKKICAIMDLAYDMKAPIIALIDSGGARIQEGAKALAGYGDIFKRNVRYSGAIPQLSVMLGPCAGGAVYSPALTDAIFMVDQMSQMVITGPKVLKAATGAEVKMEDLGGARMHSEKSGVAHFCAKTEAELFVLVRQFLSYLPDNGAKKACHKRVSEKVSAHLPRDSKTVYDMVPIICGLADENSFFEWSKRYARNLITAFIRLDGQPVGVVANNPKHLAGCIDMDASDKCARFVRFCDCFHIPLLVLEDVSGFIPGVEQESRGLIRHGAKIIYAFAEATVPKITVIVRKAYGGAYVALNSKALGADFVYAWPGAEIAVMGPAGAAAVLHQKDIQASNDPAKALLQFEENYREKVADPFSAAKEALIDDVIEPDETRQRLIESFSILACKDDRADWQKKHGNMPL, encoded by the coding sequence ATGGAGCGAAACAAACGGTTAGCCGCTGAACGAGCAAGGCTTGCGTCTGGCGGTGGGACAAAAAAACAGCAAGCTCAGAAACAAGCTGGAAAACAAACTGCGAGAGAACGGATTGGCATGTTACTAGACCGCGAGAGCTTTACTGAGCATCTTGCTTTTGCCAGCGGGTCTGGGGGCGAGGCAGGCGATGGCGTTATTGTCGGTTATGGGACAATCTCCGGTCGCCTTGTATGTGTCTATGCACAGGATTTCACGGTCAGCGGCGGGTCACTTGGAGCGATGCATGCCAAAAAAATCTGTGCGATTATGGACTTGGCCTACGACATGAAAGCACCGATCATTGCCCTGATCGATTCAGGAGGGGCCAGAATCCAAGAAGGGGCAAAAGCGCTTGCTGGTTACGGAGACATTTTTAAGCGCAATGTTCGCTATTCAGGCGCCATCCCTCAGCTATCGGTTATGCTAGGGCCATGTGCAGGCGGGGCCGTCTACTCTCCGGCGTTGACTGATGCAATCTTTATGGTCGACCAAATGAGCCAAATGGTGATTACTGGCCCAAAGGTGCTTAAAGCAGCGACAGGGGCAGAAGTGAAAATGGAAGACTTAGGCGGTGCCCGCATGCATTCTGAAAAAAGTGGCGTTGCCCACTTTTGTGCAAAAACAGAAGCGGAGTTATTCGTGCTCGTTCGCCAGTTTTTAAGTTATCTCCCTGATAACGGGGCAAAAAAGGCATGCCATAAGCGTGTGAGTGAGAAAGTCAGCGCCCATTTGCCCCGCGATAGTAAAACCGTCTATGATATGGTGCCGATTATTTGCGGACTTGCTGATGAAAATTCTTTTTTTGAATGGTCGAAACGGTATGCCCGCAACTTGATTACCGCCTTTATTCGCCTAGATGGCCAGCCTGTAGGTGTTGTCGCCAATAATCCGAAGCATCTTGCGGGCTGCATTGACATGGACGCTAGTGATAAGTGTGCCCGTTTTGTCCGGTTTTGCGATTGTTTCCACATTCCTTTGCTCGTTCTTGAAGATGTCAGTGGCTTTATTCCAGGTGTCGAGCAGGAGAGCCGCGGATTGATTCGCCATGGCGCTAAAATCATTTATGCCTTTGCCGAAGCAACCGTGCCAAAAATCACTGTGATTGTGCGAAAAGCATATGGTGGCGCCTATGTGGCTTTAAATAGCAAAGCTTTAGGGGCCGATTTTGTTTATGCCTGGCCTGGAGCTGAAATTGCAGTAATGGGCCCAGCAGGGGCGGCGGCGGTCCTTCATCAAAAAGACATCCAGGCGAGCAATGACCCTGCCAAAGCGCTTTTACAATTTGAAGAAAACTATAGGGAAAAGGTCGCTGATCCCTTTTCGGCGGCAAAAGAAGCGCTGATTGACGATGTGATTGAGCCTGACGAGACGAGGCAGCGATTAATTGAGTCATTTTCAATTTTAGCGTGCAAAGATGACCGTGCTGATTGGCAGAAAAAGCACGGCAACATGCCGTTATAA
- a CDS encoding rhodanese-like domain-containing protein, which translates to MARSEDGIVQLSTEEMKSFLINKADEPIIIDVREVEEYENGHLPGVPLIPMNEIPSMVAGMDQSKSYVLVCRSGRRSQNTALYLKEQGFSNVRNYEGGMLAWDGELEYGQEWVVKDVEELYK; encoded by the coding sequence ATGGCCCGTAGTGAAGACGGTATCGTTCAATTGTCAACAGAAGAAATGAAGTCCTTTTTGATCAATAAAGCGGACGAGCCAATTATTATTGACGTCCGCGAAGTAGAGGAATACGAGAATGGCCATCTGCCAGGTGTACCACTTATTCCCATGAATGAAATTCCTAGTATGGTTGCTGGAATGGACCAATCAAAAAGTTATGTATTGGTGTGCCGTAGCGGCAGAAGAAGCCAAAACACCGCTTTGTATTTAAAAGAACAGGGATTTTCGAACGTCCGAAATTATGAAGGCGGAATGTTAGCTTGGGATGGAGAGCTTGAATATGGCCAGGAATGGGTCGTAAAGGACGTAGAAGAACTTTACAAATAG
- a CDS encoding alpha/beta fold hydrolase, whose amino-acid sequence MFLIEEREIGSVPLLHLTDNDGPAKKPVLLFYHGITSAKEHNLHIAYTFAKKGFRVLLPDALHHGEREKSIVGEKRYLSFWDIVLQSIHEVPTIAEPFLQEGLIDENRIAIGGTSMGAITAYGALAAYPWLCSGCCFMGAPQYMEFSKAMFEKLEQHGVEVKEAQKEAVLAKISPFDLTADIERLNGRPLFIWHGKQDDTVPFMYAEQFANRLFDAYQGKTDRFQFIAEEGAGHKISRKAMLAAAEFLPQAMGSSHVSRTT is encoded by the coding sequence ATGTTTTTAATTGAAGAACGGGAGATCGGCTCTGTACCGCTATTACATCTTACAGACAATGACGGCCCTGCGAAAAAGCCAGTGCTTCTTTTCTATCATGGAATCACAAGTGCAAAAGAGCATAACTTACATATTGCCTATACATTTGCAAAGAAAGGGTTCCGCGTTCTTTTGCCTGATGCCCTTCACCATGGTGAGCGGGAAAAAAGCATTGTTGGTGAGAAGCGCTATTTATCCTTTTGGGATATTGTTTTGCAATCGATTCACGAAGTCCCTACTATCGCCGAGCCTTTTTTGCAAGAAGGATTGATCGATGAGAACCGGATAGCGATTGGCGGCACGTCCATGGGGGCGATTACTGCTTATGGCGCATTGGCAGCTTATCCATGGCTTTGTTCAGGTTGTTGTTTTATGGGAGCGCCCCAATATATGGAATTTTCGAAAGCGATGTTTGAAAAGCTCGAACAACACGGAGTGGAAGTGAAAGAAGCGCAGAAAGAAGCCGTGCTAGCAAAGATCAGCCCGTTTGACTTGACGGCTGACATCGAACGATTAAATGGGCGTCCTTTGTTTATCTGGCATGGAAAGCAAGATGACACAGTGCCTTTTATGTATGCTGAACAATTTGCCAATCGGTTGTTCGATGCTTATCAAGGCAAAACAGACCGCTTTCAGTTTATCGCAGAGGAAGGCGCCGGCCATAAAATTTCTAGAAAGGCAATGCTTGCGGCGGCAGAGTTTCTCCCGCAAGCAATGGGAAGTTCTCATGTTTCTCGTACAACATAA
- a CDS encoding YitT family protein produces the protein MFLVQHNLFREAGKIFIVLAGSFLLACSLNLFLIPADVFASGFTGVAQLLSYILPLSTGTLLLLLNIPVAILGWLKVGKSFTVYSFASVAMTTLFLELIPVHALSSDIMLNAVFGGVIGATGAGLLLKWGASSGGLDIIALVLARYTDRPVGSFFFLLNSIIVVASGLLLDPEKALFTLISIYVTSRFIDAIHTRYVKLTAMVVTKKPDLLNKAIHERLTRGITRIPAKGGYTFEEKEMLVIVITRYELYDLKNIIEEVDPEAFTNIVETASIFGLFRKD, from the coding sequence ATGTTTCTCGTACAACATAATCTTTTTAGAGAAGCCGGGAAAATTTTTATTGTTCTTGCCGGTTCATTTCTGCTTGCTTGTTCGCTAAACTTATTTCTAATTCCCGCTGACGTGTTTGCCAGCGGTTTTACGGGCGTAGCCCAGCTTCTTTCTTATATTCTTCCTTTATCAACAGGAACGTTGCTTTTGCTTTTAAACATACCAGTTGCCATTTTAGGTTGGCTTAAAGTGGGAAAAAGCTTTACAGTGTACAGTTTTGCCAGTGTCGCCATGACGACGCTTTTTCTTGAGCTAATTCCTGTCCATGCTTTATCGTCGGATATTATGCTTAATGCTGTCTTTGGGGGCGTTATCGGCGCAACAGGAGCAGGCCTGCTCCTTAAATGGGGCGCTTCATCTGGCGGGCTAGACATCATTGCCCTTGTGCTAGCCCGGTATACGGATCGACCAGTCGGCAGCTTTTTCTTCCTCCTCAATTCCATTATTGTTGTTGCTTCCGGACTACTGCTTGATCCTGAAAAAGCATTATTTACATTAATATCCATATACGTCACTTCTCGCTTTATTGATGCGATTCATACACGCTACGTGAAGCTGACAGCCATGGTTGTCACAAAAAAACCTGATTTATTAAATAAGGCGATTCATGAACGGCTGACGAGGGGAATTACCAGAATCCCAGCAAAAGGCGGATATACGTTTGAGGAAAAGGAAATGCTTGTCATTGTCATCACTCGCTATGAATTGTATGATTTAAAAAACATCATCGAAGAAGTCGATCCGGAAGCCTTTACGAATATTGTCGAGACAGCCAGTATCTTTGGCTTGTTCCGCAAAGATTAG
- a CDS encoding BsuPI-related putative proteinase inhibitor, protein MKKWNVLIALIFILVLCACGGQPEEENPDIPAGGDASVSTEWTFDVRAKQSGEMLEVEMDVKNESDEQQTLVFPSSQEYELVLKNEEGEEVFRYSENHMFAQVIVERQFEPGEQIELQKERIPVGDLPAGHYTLTAELAVSKETIEAQGDDNPFVQTVEVEIE, encoded by the coding sequence ATGAAAAAGTGGAATGTGCTTATAGCGCTTATTTTCATATTGGTGCTCTGCGCATGCGGCGGACAGCCAGAAGAAGAAAATCCGGATATTCCGGCAGGAGGAGATGCCTCAGTGAGCACTGAATGGACGTTTGACGTTCGTGCAAAGCAATCAGGCGAGATGTTGGAAGTCGAAATGGATGTAAAAAACGAATCGGATGAGCAGCAAACACTTGTCTTTCCATCGTCCCAAGAATACGAGCTTGTGCTTAAGAATGAGGAAGGGGAAGAGGTTTTCCGTTATTCAGAAAACCATATGTTTGCCCAAGTCATTGTTGAGCGCCAATTTGAACCAGGAGAACAAATTGAGCTGCAAAAGGAACGAATTCCAGTTGGCGATTTACCAGCTGGCCATTATACATTAACAGCAGAGTTAGCTGTATCCAAAGAAACAATCGAAGCGCAAGGAGACGATAATCCGTTTGTACAAACAGTAGAAGTGGAAATCGAATAA
- a CDS encoding DEAD/DEAH box helicase, with protein sequence MKSSSIWIHGGWIDSRFFLWGEQPQGKGTGQNGFMYPFLVPPFELKLLLFQEDPDSFYGTFIETDRALLDAPLHNRLFQSPAGEATIYQANEGWDAYPFPVEGITLSIKQFIAYFPVFQTWKQKEPLCLGADFSAWLAIVESIYGFIRAGLVVPGQDGLWKLTINDAWYKDCFASLPKAALSLRSSQMADSDRQTDELEHHTTTLLKTLIDEAVRSLLSADNVSAAFAAWKQAVPQEMVPFLHSLETGRSKTVSPPSTLFAEQLGLKRAEPFQTALVLHDPPSPKESWSVSLSVADRNRPETLVGMEQLMAGSHPWRTNPVSRLKSDVLLISKHIPLLAGLSLGAPTKTMSAEEAYQLFTTYDRQLAEMGIQLIVPKWLKERSPLSVRLIGDHQNAQNGADPVLNWQDLANFQYTVSIGGQAVTEETFNQYVQENKPFLYVNGQWLAWDPTLAKQLKAYLEDINSRFTYLDAWKITKTQDVPEALATVPFQLEWTDELEERLTALYKQQPEPVTMPSALKGALRPYQKQGLDWLSHLRKVGFGGCLADDMGLGKSIQTIAYMLYVQEQQTEQQTAPFLLICPTSLLYNWADECKRFAPSLKVFIHHGQDRLEKGDARLAEVDLVLTSYALALRDARFFKSVHWNGLILDEAQHIKNKNTKQRQAIRQLSATHRIALTGTPIENRLQELWSLMDLLNPSLLGSFAGFHKAYIRPIERDHDETKQQALQTLIRPFLLRRTKNDPATGLQLPNKRETTESVPLSLEQAALYQAVVEDVSERLATVANLERKAMILRAITRMKQICNHPAQFYKDGDIAGHQSGKWDAFLDIVASIFSKGESVLIFTQYKEMGKLISQELQARYGMSVPFLHGGLSRSQRRMAIDQFQHDPHAAAFVLSLKAGGVGLNLTKATNVIHYDRWWNPAVENQATDRAYRIGQTKPVQVYKLLTAGTVEERIDQLINGKKALAEGVLQTPAFLTELNDDELLSLIQLSHTERSSE encoded by the coding sequence TTGAAAAGCAGTAGCATTTGGATCCATGGAGGCTGGATTGACAGTCGTTTTTTTCTATGGGGCGAACAACCGCAAGGAAAAGGAACTGGACAAAATGGGTTTATGTATCCTTTTTTGGTTCCGCCATTTGAATTGAAACTGCTTCTTTTTCAAGAAGATCCTGATTCCTTTTACGGCACATTTATTGAGACAGATCGTGCTTTACTGGACGCCCCACTCCACAATCGCCTGTTTCAATCACCTGCGGGGGAGGCAACGATTTACCAAGCGAATGAAGGTTGGGACGCCTATCCATTTCCAGTCGAAGGAATCACGTTATCCATAAAACAATTTATCGCTTATTTCCCTGTTTTTCAGACATGGAAACAGAAAGAACCCCTTTGCCTAGGGGCGGACTTTTCAGCATGGCTTGCCATTGTAGAAAGCATTTATGGATTTATACGAGCAGGCCTTGTCGTGCCAGGACAAGACGGGTTATGGAAATTAACAATTAATGACGCTTGGTATAAAGACTGTTTTGCCAGTCTGCCTAAAGCAGCTCTTTCTTTGCGCTCAAGTCAAATGGCCGACAGCGATAGACAAACCGACGAACTCGAGCACCACACAACCACATTGCTGAAAACGCTCATTGATGAGGCCGTCCGTTCCCTCCTTTCTGCTGACAACGTCTCTGCTGCCTTTGCTGCTTGGAAACAAGCCGTTCCCCAGGAAATGGTGCCTTTTTTGCATTCATTGGAAACAGGCCGCTCGAAGACAGTTTCACCGCCAAGCACATTGTTTGCAGAACAGCTGGGCCTTAAAAGGGCGGAGCCGTTTCAAACAGCTCTTGTTTTACACGATCCACCATCCCCAAAGGAAAGCTGGTCTGTCTCTTTATCTGTAGCTGACCGCAACCGTCCAGAAACATTAGTAGGCATGGAACAGCTGATGGCTGGCAGTCATCCTTGGCGGACAAACCCTGTCTCACGGTTAAAAAGCGATGTTTTGCTAATATCGAAGCACATTCCGCTACTAGCAGGCCTGTCGCTGGGAGCTCCTACAAAGACGATGAGCGCTGAAGAAGCGTATCAGCTCTTTACCACTTACGACAGGCAACTTGCTGAAATGGGCATCCAATTGATCGTGCCAAAATGGCTTAAAGAGCGAAGTCCATTAAGCGTTCGCCTGATTGGCGATCACCAAAATGCACAAAACGGGGCAGACCCCGTTTTAAACTGGCAAGATTTAGCGAACTTCCAATACACAGTCTCCATTGGCGGGCAAGCCGTTACAGAGGAAACGTTTAACCAATATGTACAAGAAAACAAACCATTTCTTTATGTAAACGGCCAGTGGCTAGCTTGGGACCCAACGTTAGCAAAGCAACTTAAAGCCTATCTCGAAGATATCAATAGCCGTTTTACTTATTTGGATGCTTGGAAAATCACGAAAACACAAGATGTCCCCGAAGCCCTTGCCACTGTTCCATTTCAGCTAGAATGGACAGACGAGCTAGAAGAGAGGCTGACGGCGCTCTATAAGCAGCAGCCTGAACCGGTAACAATGCCTTCCGCCTTAAAAGGCGCGTTAAGGCCTTACCAAAAACAAGGGCTTGATTGGCTTTCCCATTTGCGCAAAGTTGGCTTTGGCGGCTGTTTAGCCGACGATATGGGCTTAGGCAAGTCGATTCAAACAATCGCCTATATGTTATATGTCCAAGAACAGCAAACGGAGCAACAAACAGCGCCATTCCTCCTCATCTGCCCAACTTCGTTGCTTTACAACTGGGCCGACGAATGTAAAAGATTTGCGCCGAGCTTAAAGGTGTTCATCCACCACGGCCAAGATCGCCTCGAAAAAGGAGACGCAAGGCTGGCCGAAGTAGATCTCGTTCTAACTTCATATGCTCTCGCGTTAAGGGATGCTCGCTTTTTCAAAAGTGTCCACTGGAATGGCCTGATTTTGGATGAAGCTCAACATATAAAAAACAAAAACACAAAACAGCGGCAAGCGATCCGCCAGCTGTCGGCTACACACCGCATTGCTTTAACAGGAACGCCGATTGAAAACCGGCTTCAAGAATTGTGGTCATTGATGGACTTGCTCAATCCATCGTTGCTCGGCTCATTTGCCGGCTTTCACAAAGCCTATATACGCCCGATTGAGCGAGACCATGATGAAACGAAACAACAAGCGTTACAAACGTTAATACGTCCGTTTTTGTTGCGCCGTACGAAAAACGACCCTGCTACTGGACTACAATTGCCAAACAAGCGGGAAACGACCGAGTCTGTCCCCCTTTCCCTGGAACAAGCTGCCCTTTACCAAGCAGTAGTGGAAGATGTGTCAGAACGCCTCGCCACAGTCGCTAATTTGGAACGGAAAGCAATGATCCTGCGCGCCATTACACGGATGAAACAAATTTGCAATCACCCCGCTCAATTTTATAAAGACGGGGATATAGCCGGGCATCAATCAGGGAAATGGGATGCTTTCCTCGACATTGTCGCCAGCATTTTCTCAAAAGGCGAGAGTGTCTTGATCTTTACGCAGTATAAAGAGATGGGCAAATTGATTAGCCAAGAATTGCAGGCACGTTACGGGATGTCTGTACCTTTTTTACACGGTGGCCTATCCCGTAGCCAACGGCGTATGGCCATTGACCAATTTCAACACGATCCACATGCGGCCGCATTTGTCTTGTCGTTGAAAGCAGGGGGCGTCGGCTTAAACTTAACAAAAGCAACAAACGTGATTCACTACGACCGGTGGTGGAACCCGGCTGTTGAAAACCAAGCAACAGACCGTGCTTACAGGATCGGTCAGACTAAGCCTGTCCAAGTATACAAACTGCTGACGGCTGGCACTGTCGAAGAACGAATTGATCAGCTTATCAATGGAAAAAAAGCGCTTGCTGAAGGGGTTCTGCAGACACCTGCGTTTTTAACAGAATTAAATGATGATGAATTGCTTTCCCTTATTCAACTCAGCCATACAGAAAGGAGCAGCGAATGA